Proteins found in one Brevibacillus brevis genomic segment:
- a CDS encoding Fur family transcriptional regulator — MKVEEALQILKEHGFKYTGKREEMIRICAAEKRYLSAKDIMERIKEQYPTLSFDTVYRNISTFVELGILEETELDGEGRFRLACSTDGHHHHHVICTECGKTSSLPGCPMNIISAVPEEFQVTGHKFEVYGTCKECVTHSN; from the coding sequence ATGAAAGTAGAAGAAGCGCTGCAAATATTGAAAGAACATGGTTTCAAGTATACCGGCAAGCGGGAGGAGATGATTCGAATCTGCGCGGCCGAGAAGCGATACCTGTCTGCCAAAGATATTATGGAAAGAATCAAGGAGCAGTATCCAACACTCAGCTTCGATACCGTCTATCGCAACATTTCCACTTTTGTTGAGCTGGGGATTCTGGAAGAGACGGAGCTCGACGGGGAAGGCAGATTCCGTTTGGCCTGTTCGACAGATGGACACCATCATCACCATGTGATTTGTACGGAATGTGGAAAGACTTCTTCTTTGCCAGGATGTCCGATGAATATCATTTCCGCTGTACCGGAAGAGTTTCAGGTGACGGGACACAAGTTCGAGGTATATGGCACGTGCAAGGAATGTGTAACGCATTCGAATTAA
- the nadB gene encoding L-aspartate oxidase, with translation MIPRYIVDFDLHTLPRMRADVAVIGAGIAGLYTALQTSEYADVVLISKKGLDDSNTRWAQGGIAAVTAQSDSPALHRQDTLIAGAGLCSYNAVEVLVHEGPDRLHELIAYGTEFDRDEQGEYELTQEGAHSKRRILHANGDATGAEIVRALSKRVMEQPNIQVLEYHFAVDVITQDGECVGVLVRKPDGELFFLEAKATVLATGGAGQLYRYTTNPQIATADGIGIAYRAGARIKDVEFIQFHPTALYYPGAPRFLISEAVRGEGAILRNSNGDRFMDKYHPQKELAPRDIVARAIVSEMEQTKSTFVYLDITHESEELIKRRFPTIYNFCLQYGLNMVTDWIPVAPACHYIMGGVQTDLNGETSTKRLFACGEASCTGVHGANRLASNSLSEAVVFGHRIAERIKQLADLPGIHPFEVVSKQKLPQAFNTREQRLKMQKLMLRHVSVKRDDKGLTKALAELARMEQYYQYEPKSLETFEFFNLLNAAVLTTRAALLREESRGGHYRTDFPNKDDLVWRKHLIQSVEDGVQEECEKYDVE, from the coding sequence ATGATTCCCCGTTATATTGTGGACTTTGATTTGCACACCTTACCTCGGATGAGGGCAGATGTAGCTGTTATTGGAGCAGGAATTGCTGGATTGTATACAGCGTTGCAAACGAGTGAGTATGCGGATGTGGTGTTGATCAGCAAGAAGGGACTCGATGATAGTAACACACGCTGGGCTCAGGGAGGAATCGCTGCTGTAACAGCCCAATCAGATTCTCCGGCCCTTCATCGACAGGATACGTTAATCGCTGGAGCAGGTCTTTGCTCGTATAACGCTGTGGAGGTCCTGGTGCATGAAGGCCCTGATCGCTTGCATGAACTGATTGCATATGGAACGGAATTTGACCGCGATGAACAAGGGGAGTACGAGCTGACACAGGAAGGCGCGCATAGCAAACGGCGAATTTTGCATGCAAACGGAGATGCCACTGGGGCAGAGATTGTCCGCGCTTTGTCCAAGCGAGTGATGGAGCAGCCAAACATTCAGGTTCTGGAATATCATTTTGCTGTGGATGTCATCACGCAGGATGGTGAATGCGTGGGTGTCCTCGTGCGGAAGCCGGATGGCGAACTGTTTTTCCTGGAAGCCAAAGCAACGGTGCTGGCTACAGGAGGAGCAGGTCAGCTTTACCGATACACGACGAATCCGCAAATCGCTACGGCGGATGGGATCGGAATCGCGTATCGGGCGGGCGCTCGCATTAAAGATGTGGAATTCATCCAGTTTCATCCGACTGCGCTTTACTATCCGGGAGCCCCGCGCTTTTTGATTTCAGAAGCGGTTCGTGGGGAGGGTGCCATTTTGCGTAACAGCAATGGCGATCGCTTCATGGACAAGTACCATCCGCAAAAAGAACTGGCACCGCGCGATATTGTCGCCCGGGCGATTGTCTCCGAGATGGAGCAGACAAAGTCTACGTTTGTGTATCTCGACATTACCCACGAATCGGAGGAGCTTATTAAGCGGCGTTTTCCGACGATTTATAATTTTTGCTTACAATACGGGCTCAATATGGTGACAGACTGGATTCCGGTAGCTCCTGCCTGCCATTATATTATGGGCGGGGTTCAAACTGACTTGAACGGGGAGACCTCGACGAAGCGTCTTTTTGCATGCGGGGAAGCTTCTTGCACAGGGGTACATGGAGCGAATCGACTGGCCAGCAACTCGTTATCGGAAGCGGTTGTATTCGGTCACCGGATCGCGGAGCGGATCAAGCAGCTTGCTGATTTGCCCGGCATCCATCCTTTTGAGGTTGTTTCCAAGCAAAAACTGCCTCAAGCGTTCAATACACGTGAACAACGATTGAAAATGCAAAAGCTCATGCTGCGGCATGTTAGTGTGAAGCGCGACGATAAAGGATTAACGAAAGCACTAGCTGAGCTTGCGCGAATGGAGCAATACTATCAGTACGAGCCCAAGAGCCTGGAAACGTTTGAATTTTTCAATCTGCTGAATGCTGCCGTCCTAACAACGAGAGCGGCCCTTTTGCGGGAAGAAAGCAGAGGTGGGCATTATCGTACTGATTTTCCGAATAAAGATGACTTGGTGTGGCGTAAGCATTTGATCCAGTCCGTAGAAGATGGTGTCCAAGAGGAGTGTGAGAAGTATGATGTGGAATAA
- the nadC gene encoding carboxylating nicotinate-nucleotide diphosphorylase, with protein sequence MMWNKRELQRKIEEWLQEDVGFGDVTTMSTIPESEQGVGILYAKEAGIVAGLPIAEQVFATVDSALVFEAKVVEGARVEVGQQIAEVSGSVRSILSGERLALNLMQRLSGIATKTSEYAAAVAGTKARVVDTRKTTPGLRVLEKYAVRVGGGYNHRFALYDAVMIKDNHIKGAGGIAQAVAAARAVIPHTMTVEVEAESFEQVQEALAAGADTIMLDNMSLDQMVEAVQYINGRAIVEASGGVSLETIGDIAKTGVDIISVGALTHSVKAFDISLDLNTRKR encoded by the coding sequence ATGATGTGGAATAAACGGGAGCTTCAGCGAAAAATAGAGGAATGGCTACAGGAAGACGTGGGGTTTGGTGATGTGACGACTATGAGCACCATTCCTGAATCAGAGCAGGGTGTCGGCATTTTATATGCCAAGGAAGCAGGAATCGTGGCAGGCCTGCCGATTGCGGAGCAAGTATTTGCCACGGTTGATTCTGCTCTCGTTTTTGAGGCAAAGGTAGTAGAAGGGGCACGAGTAGAGGTTGGTCAGCAGATCGCCGAAGTCAGCGGCTCGGTTCGTTCGATTTTGAGTGGAGAGCGGCTTGCACTTAATTTAATGCAACGTTTGTCTGGGATTGCCACGAAAACGAGTGAATACGCAGCAGCCGTCGCAGGGACGAAGGCACGAGTTGTCGATACGAGAAAGACTACGCCAGGCCTCAGGGTTTTGGAAAAGTACGCGGTACGAGTCGGGGGAGGCTACAATCACCGTTTTGCCTTGTATGATGCCGTGATGATCAAGGACAATCATATCAAAGGAGCGGGCGGTATCGCACAGGCTGTTGCAGCGGCACGCGCAGTTATTCCGCATACGATGACAGTAGAGGTAGAGGCCGAATCGTTTGAACAGGTTCAGGAAGCATTGGCAGCAGGTGCAGATACGATCATGCTCGACAATATGTCCCTCGATCAAATGGTGGAAGCCGTGCAGTATATCAATGGGCGGGCCATTGTCGAGGCATCTGGCGGTGTGAGTCTGGAGACGATTGGTGACATTGCAAAAACAGGCGTAGATATCATTTCGGTAGGGGCGCTGACTCATTCTGTCAAAGCGTTTGATATCAGCCTCGATCTGAATACACGCAAGCGGTAA
- a CDS encoding type III pantothenate kinase, whose amino-acid sequence MLLVIDIGNSNIVLGLYEGDELQHHWRVSTDRNKTEDEYGMLVKSLFGSVGLGFEQVRGVIISSVVPPLNLTIERMCGKYMQQKALIIGPGIKTGLNIKYEYPREVGSDRIVNAVAAIHHYGAPLIVVDFGTATTFCYVDERAQYWGGAIAPGIGISTEALFTRAAKLPRIEIAKPASVVGRNTIAAMQSGIFYGFVGQVEGIVRRIMDEYGTRPTVVATGGLAALFANETSCIHVVDQNLTLKGLRLIYERNQS is encoded by the coding sequence ATGTTATTGGTGATCGATATAGGCAACTCCAATATTGTGTTGGGCTTGTATGAAGGCGACGAGCTCCAACACCATTGGAGAGTGTCCACAGATCGTAACAAAACGGAAGACGAGTACGGCATGCTCGTCAAAAGCTTGTTTGGTAGTGTAGGGCTTGGCTTTGAACAGGTGAGAGGCGTCATTATCTCGTCTGTCGTGCCACCTTTAAACCTCACGATTGAACGTATGTGCGGGAAGTATATGCAACAAAAAGCGCTGATTATCGGACCGGGTATCAAGACGGGACTAAATATCAAGTATGAGTATCCGCGAGAGGTAGGTTCCGATCGAATCGTGAACGCTGTTGCTGCGATTCATCATTATGGCGCACCGCTTATTGTTGTCGATTTTGGTACGGCGACGACCTTTTGCTATGTGGACGAGCGGGCGCAGTATTGGGGCGGGGCGATTGCTCCTGGTATCGGGATATCGACAGAGGCTCTCTTCACTCGTGCTGCCAAGCTGCCGCGAATCGAAATCGCCAAGCCTGCAAGTGTAGTCGGGCGCAATACGATAGCGGCGATGCAGTCCGGCATTTTCTATGGGTTCGTCGGTCAGGTTGAAGGCATTGTACGCAGAATCATGGATGAATATGGTACGCGTCCAACCGTAGTTGCTACGGGAGGGCTGGCAGCACTTTTTGCGAATGAGACCTCTTGTATTCATGTTGTGGATCAGAATCTTACGCTAAAAGGACTTCGTTTGATCTATGAGCGGAATCAATCATAG
- a CDS encoding GNAT family N-acetyltransferase, whose protein sequence is MTSVRLATPQDIPAVCTIDAMVLGSTSRSSELQEAIEQGHCYLALIDMNIVGFAIINQSFFKNSFIHLLIVHPHYQKRGIGEEMMRYLETISPTEKLFTSTNLSNERMQRLCLKLGYVHCGTLTHLDPDDPEMFFCRYVRHPL, encoded by the coding sequence ATGACCTCGGTCCGTCTAGCTACTCCTCAAGACATTCCTGCTGTCTGTACGATTGATGCCATGGTGCTCGGTTCAACCAGTCGTTCATCTGAACTTCAAGAAGCCATCGAGCAAGGACATTGCTACTTGGCGTTAATCGACATGAATATTGTCGGTTTTGCCATCATCAATCAATCATTTTTTAAGAACAGCTTTATTCATCTACTCATTGTTCACCCTCACTATCAGAAACGAGGGATTGGCGAGGAGATGATGCGCTATCTGGAAACGATCTCCCCTACGGAGAAGTTGTTCACTTCTACTAATCTTTCCAACGAGAGAATGCAACGCCTCTGTCTGAAGCTCGGATACGTTCACTGCGGAACTCTGACTCACCTAGATCCAGATGATCCTGAAATGTTTTTCTGCAGATACGTTCGTCATCCACTATGA
- the cpaB gene encoding Flp pilus assembly protein CpaB — translation MSIHPLRLLAILLFATCIGVATYIILKPHQVTYIQLRSTVEKESGQLLEARDMEPLTLRLGGIFQQPIAPIPGLIPWEEGQSLVGLAFTRQVKGGRPLLQSDLEQTSNPQDSGVITEKMTGMSIPVDNVAGVSPHVSSGERVHVYASFEDESGAHSGLLLQNMPIIGIQREMEGDRPNLVAVTLSLTRDEAVLLTHALHYGKIRLGLAAVKDGGNPGIGDARFASELMKTKTRWGIKKEEHE, via the coding sequence ATGTCAATACATCCGTTACGACTGTTGGCTATATTGCTTTTCGCTACATGTATAGGTGTAGCGACCTACATCATTTTGAAGCCGCATCAAGTGACCTATATACAATTGCGTTCAACAGTGGAGAAAGAAAGTGGTCAATTACTTGAAGCAAGAGATATGGAGCCATTAACACTGAGACTGGGAGGGATCTTTCAACAACCCATTGCCCCAATTCCAGGCTTGATTCCATGGGAAGAAGGACAGAGCCTTGTCGGTTTAGCATTCACCCGTCAAGTGAAAGGAGGTCGACCATTATTGCAAAGTGATTTGGAGCAAACCAGTAATCCGCAAGACAGCGGAGTGATCACAGAAAAAATGACAGGTATGAGCATTCCCGTGGACAATGTTGCAGGAGTTTCACCGCATGTATCAAGCGGAGAAAGAGTGCATGTCTATGCTTCCTTTGAAGATGAGTCAGGAGCACATTCTGGACTTCTGTTGCAAAACATGCCCATCATTGGCATTCAACGCGAAATGGAAGGAGATCGTCCCAATCTGGTAGCAGTGACTCTCTCCCTGACACGTGATGAGGCTGTTCTGCTAACACACGCACTTCATTATGGAAAAATCAGATTGGGCTTGGCTGCAGTGAAGGATGGGGGGAATCCAGGAATAGGAGACGCAAGATTCGCTTCAGAGCTAATGAAGACGAAAACACGCTGGGGTATTAAAAAGGAGGAGCATGAGTGA
- a CDS encoding AAA family ATPase has protein sequence MKRRLLIVDDDQESVRLLTAQLVNSRWIEVCGEALGVEEAWAKLQANQPHLVLLGGIKGTERGVLCQQFRLAFPHLSFIAACSSNELMWEPFLRNLGLWVIAKPIEPGQIEALAMMIQPSGMVAESAPQQHQYVIQEQTKSYPSQPPSFSEPITGSLVPEMTRPKQLITVYGPKGGVGKTFISRELAIFFSMQKNEGVPLRVIAVDFNLDLGTFATTLNLPRTPNLFTWVKDLDAQLHSYIQGQGKDPYSISSEEWQEYAQALPLSPQQIEKYVVVHSDTGLHVITSPRDIRQSFEIRDYHLYLILETLKQSNYDVVLIDTAPDTTDATIQALFFAEHVVMVGNPVVDSIENIQRLLKLLREAEYPEERIQICMNRLQRKEMFTLDEIRAYFQLHPSKKIFSIPDDVEVKKSINTGTPVMLQSGRIPAKEAIETLGKALFPVDGEQMKAAEKEKPKEKTSLFKWLWG, from the coding sequence GTGAAAAGGCGTTTGCTCATAGTAGATGATGATCAAGAATCAGTTCGTTTGTTAACGGCGCAACTTGTAAACAGCAGATGGATCGAAGTGTGCGGGGAAGCACTCGGAGTGGAAGAGGCATGGGCAAAATTACAGGCAAACCAACCCCATTTGGTGTTGCTGGGTGGTATAAAGGGAACGGAAAGAGGTGTGTTGTGTCAGCAATTTCGGCTAGCCTTTCCTCATCTTTCGTTTATTGCTGCTTGCTCAAGCAATGAATTGATGTGGGAGCCTTTTCTCCGGAACTTAGGCTTATGGGTTATTGCCAAGCCAATTGAACCAGGGCAGATCGAAGCGTTAGCTATGATGATACAACCTTCAGGAATGGTAGCAGAATCTGCGCCACAACAACACCAGTATGTAATCCAGGAACAGACCAAGAGCTATCCGAGCCAGCCTCCTTCATTCTCCGAGCCAATTACAGGTAGTTTAGTTCCTGAAATGACTCGTCCCAAACAGCTTATAACTGTTTACGGTCCCAAAGGTGGCGTAGGAAAAACATTTATTTCTCGTGAGCTAGCGATTTTCTTTTCTATGCAAAAAAACGAGGGGGTCCCATTGCGGGTAATCGCTGTTGACTTCAATCTTGATCTCGGTACATTTGCGACTACTTTGAATCTCCCCCGTACCCCGAATCTTTTTACGTGGGTAAAGGATCTTGATGCTCAGTTGCATTCGTATATTCAGGGTCAAGGAAAAGACCCGTATTCCATTAGTAGTGAGGAATGGCAGGAATATGCACAAGCCTTGCCGTTATCTCCTCAACAAATCGAGAAATATGTGGTTGTTCATTCCGATACGGGATTGCATGTAATTACCTCCCCCCGTGATATTCGGCAAAGCTTTGAAATCCGTGACTATCATTTATATTTGATTCTCGAAACGTTAAAACAAAGCAACTACGACGTCGTTCTTATCGATACGGCTCCGGATACAACAGATGCAACGATTCAAGCTCTGTTTTTTGCAGAACATGTTGTGATGGTGGGAAATCCGGTAGTAGACTCCATTGAAAATATTCAACGATTGCTAAAACTGTTGAGAGAAGCAGAGTACCCTGAAGAGCGCATTCAAATTTGCATGAATCGTTTGCAGAGGAAAGAAATGTTTACCTTAGATGAAATTCGTGCCTATTTCCAGCTTCACCCTAGCAAAAAAATCTTCTCAATACCTGACGATGTGGAAGTGAAAAAATCGATTAATACCGGAACGCCAGTCATGCTCCAGTCAGGGAGAATTCCGGCCAAGGAAGCCATTGAGACATTAGGAAAAGCACTGTTCCCCGTAGATGGAGAGCAAATGAAGGCTGCTGAAAAAGAGAAACCAAAAGAGAAAACATCTCTCTTCAAGTGGTTGTGGGGATAA
- a CDS encoding CpaF family protein yields MFDKKQLLGITNQVRPAQELRSAGRGMAGVPSTLHEKMQAPDHARTNEKWVGADRETSIRTQIVEKYGKRLWEEKHSSLFLDELTTDIRMLLESQTTLTTIQMDAEVKRLLHSLTGWGPLDALLEDNDITEILFHRYNYLVIERKSTGRLESPDIAVFRDEEELLRLLEQIAATMGREFNETKAELHTQLPDGSRVAATHRSISPDGHMLTIRKHRELLSESDYLRYGSICEPMLLFLNRAVGLSRASGIVSGGTGSGKTHMLNLISQYVPDHLSIITIEDVLEMKLQHPFVRRFLAKPANYEGKGGFSIKDCVRLSLRKRPDVIMVGETRGGEIVDMLWAMNTDHPGSWSTAHANSPRALIDSTLPILFGKADEGYSAEERNLMIGSALDLIVQVKRFEEDGSRKVVAITEVVGTGQSHEEWIKRACNIKQVLPDRVYLQDIYVYEATGVENGRVKGHFKWTGYRPERLIKRWLEKGLSREEIEQVFFTTPIPL; encoded by the coding sequence ATGTTCGATAAAAAACAGTTACTAGGCATTACTAATCAAGTTCGCCCTGCGCAAGAATTACGATCAGCGGGCAGGGGAATGGCGGGAGTTCCTTCGACGCTTCACGAAAAAATGCAAGCCCCCGATCACGCGCGGACGAATGAAAAATGGGTCGGGGCAGATCGAGAAACGTCGATTCGTACCCAGATTGTTGAGAAATACGGAAAGCGATTATGGGAGGAAAAGCATTCTTCACTCTTTTTAGATGAGCTGACGACAGATATTCGAATGCTGCTGGAGTCGCAAACCACCCTGACGACCATACAAATGGATGCAGAAGTAAAACGACTGCTGCATTCTTTGACGGGTTGGGGCCCATTAGACGCCTTATTAGAGGATAACGACATCACGGAGATTCTTTTTCATCGCTATAACTATCTCGTCATTGAAAGAAAAAGTACGGGTCGTCTTGAATCTCCGGACATTGCTGTTTTTCGTGATGAGGAAGAGCTGCTGCGCCTATTGGAACAAATTGCAGCGACCATGGGACGTGAGTTTAATGAAACAAAAGCAGAGTTGCATACACAGCTTCCGGACGGTTCCCGGGTTGCTGCTACGCATCGCTCGATTTCTCCCGATGGACATATGCTCACGATCAGAAAACACCGCGAGCTACTCAGTGAGTCCGATTATTTGCGGTACGGTTCCATTTGCGAGCCGATGCTTCTCTTTTTAAACAGAGCCGTCGGTTTATCTCGTGCATCTGGCATTGTCAGTGGAGGAACAGGCTCAGGCAAGACACACATGCTCAATCTCATCTCCCAATATGTACCTGATCATTTGAGTATTATTACGATCGAGGATGTTTTGGAGATGAAGCTTCAGCATCCTTTTGTACGCAGATTTTTAGCGAAACCTGCAAATTACGAGGGGAAGGGTGGGTTTTCGATCAAGGATTGTGTTCGCTTGTCCTTGCGCAAAAGGCCGGATGTCATTATGGTCGGTGAGACACGAGGGGGAGAAATCGTAGATATGCTTTGGGCGATGAATACGGACCATCCTGGCAGCTGGAGCACAGCACATGCAAACTCACCGCGTGCTTTGATAGATTCAACATTGCCCATTTTATTTGGAAAAGCAGATGAAGGGTATAGTGCGGAAGAGCGCAATTTAATGATCGGTTCGGCACTGGACCTGATTGTTCAAGTAAAACGTTTTGAAGAAGATGGCAGTCGCAAGGTGGTAGCGATAACGGAGGTAGTGGGGACGGGTCAATCACATGAAGAATGGATAAAACGAGCTTGCAACATTAAACAGGTTCTCCCTGATCGGGTGTATTTGCAGGATATATACGTGTACGAAGCAACAGGCGTGGAGAATGGGAGAGTAAAGGGTCACTTCAAATGGACAGGCTACCGGCCAGAGCGACTGATTAAACGATGGCTAGAGAAAGGTTTGTCCCGAGAGGAGATTGAGCAAGTCTTTTTCACCACACCAATACCGCTATAG
- a CDS encoding type II secretion system F family protein gives MDISLPVAIGMGMAILLLILPNKLYMREPTGKHEIVEVLQQDRKTIWKQFEERLAKSRSGWGVNQYVTLSFLLGIASFGVSSQILQSWWMSLPALLAGIMFTERLVSVWGARRKDEFEAGNVKAIRLMASSLRTSPSYLHAFEQVATSPFLSEIVLEEYRRIVELLRAQVPLEHVMNRFFERTGSADVKYLATIVHIQREMGGDMAKTLDLAASSILRRRQSLRRQKAAMAQIVAQVNLLSVMPFVFVIALYVNNPNHFDPLTATIGGRFLILGSLASILIGGEAIRYVAHKSISRRA, from the coding sequence ATGGACATTAGCTTACCTGTTGCAATCGGGATGGGGATGGCCATCCTGTTATTGATCTTGCCCAACAAATTGTATATGCGAGAACCGACGGGGAAGCACGAAATCGTAGAAGTGTTGCAACAGGACAGGAAAACTATTTGGAAGCAGTTTGAGGAGAGGTTGGCAAAATCGCGCTCTGGGTGGGGGGTAAACCAGTATGTGACCCTCTCTTTTTTATTGGGAATCGCGTCCTTTGGTGTGAGTAGTCAGATCTTGCAGTCTTGGTGGATGTCATTGCCTGCTTTGTTGGCAGGGATTATGTTTACCGAACGGTTAGTGAGTGTATGGGGGGCTCGTCGAAAGGACGAGTTCGAAGCAGGCAATGTAAAAGCAATTCGTCTTATGGCCAGTTCTTTACGCACCTCTCCATCGTATTTGCATGCGTTTGAACAGGTAGCAACTAGTCCATTCTTATCGGAAATCGTTTTAGAGGAATACAGGCGTATTGTAGAGCTATTGCGGGCACAAGTCCCGTTGGAGCACGTAATGAATCGATTCTTTGAACGCACAGGATCAGCGGATGTCAAATATTTAGCGACTATTGTCCACATTCAACGTGAGATGGGCGGAGATATGGCCAAAACGCTCGATTTGGCTGCCTCTTCAATATTGCGGCGCAGACAGTCGCTCCGTAGACAAAAAGCAGCTATGGCACAGATCGTGGCACAGGTGAATTTACTAAGTGTCATGCCGTTTGTTTTTGTCATTGCGTTGTATGTAAATAATCCCAATCATTTCGACCCATTAACGGCCACAATCGGGGGACGGTTTCTTATTTTGGGAAGCCTGGCCTCTATTTTGATTGGGGGAGAAGCAATTCGTTATGTTGCGCATAAAAGCATAAGCAGGAGAGCATAG
- a CDS encoding type II secretion system F family protein, protein MFVLVLSLLVSVAIFLYGLPSCVSKGEQISATLLGRIDSVKQAKLEKSFQQRRKRWTLVQSLEKNHVLLQHFYKWTGVDKKKIEETLVRLGIDISLTEIVLFRLISMCFIVSSLASLSISMVNGEKIGTMNGLPLTISLFLYLLPNMLLDRADKRAKAEIREQVPIFFSIVQSLVDAGMPLQQAVKQTARRFDARLGRELASLEMGEKRHGNWRKALEELAFRWEVDSLTSIALEMNEAMKKGVSISQMLSVQVEEQVRQQEDEAATHMNRLNIRLLPFVILLMGLPLLFLVMGPAFIGIGESL, encoded by the coding sequence ATGTTCGTTCTCGTTCTTAGTCTATTGGTGAGTGTTGCTATATTTCTGTACGGCTTGCCGTCTTGTGTGAGTAAGGGAGAACAAATCTCGGCCACCCTTTTGGGCAGGATTGACTCCGTGAAACAAGCCAAGCTTGAGAAATCGTTTCAACAACGACGAAAAAGGTGGACACTGGTTCAAAGCTTGGAGAAAAACCATGTACTGCTACAGCACTTTTACAAATGGACGGGTGTCGATAAGAAAAAAATAGAGGAAACATTGGTTCGTCTGGGGATCGATATAAGCTTGACCGAGATTGTCTTGTTCCGGCTCATCAGCATGTGTTTCATCGTTTCATCTCTAGCTTCATTGTCAATAAGCATGGTTAATGGGGAAAAAATCGGAACGATGAATGGGCTTCCCTTAACAATTAGTTTATTTTTGTACTTGCTACCGAACATGCTGCTAGATCGGGCAGACAAGCGAGCAAAAGCTGAAATTCGAGAGCAGGTCCCTATCTTTTTTAGCATCGTGCAGTCATTGGTGGATGCTGGCATGCCATTGCAACAGGCTGTAAAGCAGACAGCGAGGCGTTTTGATGCCAGACTTGGCAGAGAACTCGCGAGCCTGGAAATGGGAGAAAAAAGGCATGGAAACTGGCGAAAGGCGCTTGAAGAGTTGGCCTTTCGGTGGGAGGTAGATTCGTTGACGTCCATTGCGCTGGAGATGAACGAGGCGATGAAAAAAGGGGTTAGCATATCGCAAATGTTGTCTGTCCAAGTAGAGGAGCAAGTGAGACAACAAGAAGACGAGGCTGCTACCCATATGAATCGGTTAAATATTAGGTTATTGCCTTTTGTCATTTTATTAATGGGACTGCCGTTGCTGTTTTTGGTGATGGGCCCTGCATTCATCGGCATCGGAGAAAGCTTGTAG
- a CDS encoding pilus assembly protein — protein sequence MGAIADYFNRFWYEEDGVTIVEMVIIIAVILIVLIPTLTQLGTAEDEKLKELQEKISK from the coding sequence ATGGGAGCCATCGCAGATTATTTCAACCGTTTTTGGTATGAGGAGGACGGTGTCACGATCGTAGAAATGGTCATTATCATTGCCGTCATCTTGATTGTGCTTATTCCGACACTGACACAACTAGGCACTGCCGAAGACGAGAAGCTGAAGGAACTGCAAGAAAAAATAAGCAAATGA
- a CDS encoding A24 family peptidase, producing MTNVILLGVLGAAAWMDWRQRKIPNTLVFPAIAVGLWHQWEGEFLGGALLGVAGAFLLTVGPVILKGMGMGDQKLLMAVGAWTSWSVVYSLFLHSIILCLVVMVFYPQNWARLCNNLQIIAAGWTAHRQVWLPDRAKTAFSFPYAVYLLGAFVFQSVRDVIGAIG from the coding sequence ATGACTAACGTAATCTTGCTAGGCGTATTAGGAGCGGCCGCATGGATGGATTGGAGACAAAGGAAAATACCGAATACTCTTGTTTTTCCAGCGATTGCTGTCGGCTTATGGCATCAGTGGGAAGGTGAATTTTTGGGAGGAGCATTACTAGGTGTGGCTGGAGCCTTTTTGTTGACAGTTGGTCCCGTAATCTTAAAAGGGATGGGGATGGGTGATCAAAAGCTGCTGATGGCTGTTGGAGCTTGGACAAGTTGGAGTGTGGTGTATTCTTTGTTTTTGCATTCTATCATCTTATGCCTTGTTGTGATGGTGTTCTATCCGCAAAATTGGGCTCGCCTTTGCAACAATCTTCAAATCATAGCAGCCGGATGGACAGCACATCGACAAGTTTGGCTTCCAGACAGGGCAAAAACAGCCTTTTCATTCCCCTACGCCGTATATTTGCTGGGTGCTTTTGTGTTCCAATCCGTACGAGATGTCATCGGAGCAATCGGATGA